AGTGCTTCGGCTTCTTCTCATGGTATGATATTGTTTTTTATTCTAATTTGTTGTCACTAAAATTGTTTTTTAGAAGTTTTAACAGATATCTGTTTGTGCAGTTTCTGTTAGCTTTTCCCTTCATGCTCAGTTGACACCCATATATACTATCTCTGCACCTTTTGATGGGTCAGGTAAATCAAGTTTCTAACTATATGTATGCTGTTTTAGTGTAAGTTGCACTATCTTTGGCTTATGTTGTCTtttgtttctatgctgttctactgTAACTTTCACTATCTGTGGATTATGTTGTCTTTTGTTTGTTTTTGCttttcatatatgtatattgtcTTTCATATATGCATGTTGTCTTTTATATGTGTATGGTTGTTGAGTGCAAGAGCCACTAGAATTGGAATCTTCAGACATTTACTAGCCTGAAAATTCCCTATGCCTCTTGTTTTGTGTTATTTGTTTGTTGTTTTTGTGTTTCATTTAATTGTGTCAAATTTGGTTTTTTTCTTTTATAAACTACCAATTTGAGGCTGCAATGTGTATTTGTTTTTTTGTTGTGGTTGTTGAGTGCAAGAGGCACTAGAATTCGAATCTTTAGATATTTACTAGCCTGAAAATTCCATGTGCTCTGATTGGATTACCTGCACTTGGCCAGTTCTAGAAAACAGTTAATTTTAATGGCGGTTATCGTTGTTGATTGTGCGAGTTATTAATTTTGTCaactttgttttttttcttttgtaAACTACCAATTTGAGGCTGCAATGTGTATTTGTTTTTTTGTTGTGGTTGTTGAGTGCAAGAGGCACTAGAATTAGAATCTTTAGATATTTACTAGCCTGAAAAATCCATGTTCTCTGAGTGGATTACCTGCACTTGGCCAGTTCTAGAAAACAGTTAATTTTAATGGTGGTTATCGTTGTTGAGTGTGCGAGTTATTTGCCTGTTTTCATGtgtgtttatatattattatatatactctttGACAATTGCCTTGTATTCGTGCAGACGTATCTCCTTTATACCGTGATTCAGGGGACTGCACGTCCGTTTGTATGCAGTGCGGGGCTTTGTTCTGGCGCGCTGAACATGTTAAGTCATATTTCAGAGACAAACACCTTCATTATCATCGCTGCTGTGAAAATGGCCGCGTCTATTTACCACGCTATGAAGATCCTCCTGCAGAATTTAAGCGTTTGTTAGAAGTTCCTGCTTTCGTTGATAATGTTCGTACCTACAACTATATGTTCAGCATGACGTCCTTTGGCGCTCGTATTGATGAAACTGTTAACAATGGCCGTTCTCCTTACGTTTACAAGATCTCTGGCCAGATTTATCATTGGCTCGGTAGTTTGTGTCCTGAACAGGGGAGCCCCCCAGGTTTCTGCAGCTTTACATTTATGATACGGATCACGAAGTTAAAAACCGAATGGGCCATTTTGGGGGCCGTGATTCAGGGCGGCTTTCTGAGGTGGTTGTTACTCAGTTAGTGAAGTTACTTGATTCAAATAATGCACTAGTCAAGTTGTTTCGCACCGCGAGGGATAAGTGTGCTGGCAGCGAGGTACATACTTTCAAGGTTTGCTTGTATAGTTTGAGCGGGTCAAGCCAACACGCACTGCCTACTTCGGATGCAATAGGCGCTATTGTTTTTGACTTTGGCCCACAATCTATTTCTGATTACGACGTGATAATCGAGCCTCGGTCTCAGCTTCCCAGGCGAGTTAATAAGCTGCATCCGTTATATATGTCACTTCAATTCCCGCTGATGTTCTTTTTCGGTGAACCTGGTTTTCACCCGGATCTGAAGCTGCGCGCAGCCTCAGGTTCGCAGGGTGCCCGTGTTAGAAAAATGTCGATGAACATGTTTTACAGCTACCAGATTCATGATAGGCTTCAGAGTTACAATCTGATTTTGAGGCTGGGTCGTCTATTTCAGCAGTATGTGGTGACGGCATATTGCAGCATCGAGCTCGACCGTATGGACTACATTAGAAACAAGCAGAACGATATACGGGCTGAGTACCTTTCAGGGTTGTATGACGCTATCGAAAGAGGTGATAAAACTGGTTCTGATGTCGGTAGCATGACGATTCTTCCTGCTTCGTTCACTGGTGGACCACGTTATATGTACAGTCATTATCTCGATGCTCTGGCAATTTCCCGCGTTTTTGAAAACCCGCAAATTTTTGTAACTTTCACATGTAATGCAAAGTGACCTGAAATTGCTCGGTACCTGAAGCCTTTTCCTCGCCTATCGCCTTCAGACCGAGCCGATATAGTCGCTCGTGTGTTCCACATGAAGGTCAATGAGTTTATATACTTTTTAAAGGACGAGCGGCCTCTTGGCCATGTTCGCGGAGGTACTATTGCACACCCAGAATTGCAATTTCCTCTTTACTTCATGAATATTACATGTTTTGTTGTTGCCAATTCACTAACACTATTCTCTTTGCGTCTTGCAGTTTTGTATACGATTGAATTTCGGAAAAGATGGCTGCCACATTGCCACACTTTGGTTTGGGTTCACTCCTCAGTTTCTGCAGCTATCAGGGACAATTTAGACGAGTACATAAGTGCAGAACTGCCTGACCCCAGAATTGATTTGCCCGGTTACGCAGTCATATCTGCAACTATGATGCATGGCCCATGTGGCCTTGCCAATAAGCGGCACCATGCACGCAAAATTTTTCATGTTCAAAAAAGTTCCCAAAGAAATACATTGACAAGATGTACTTTGATGACAACGGTCGTGCTCACTACCACAGGCGTAATGCCGGTATATATACAACGCGTGCCGGTGTCCACCTCGATAACAGATACGTTGTTCCTTACAATAGACTACTATGTATGACTTTTCAGGCTCACATAAACGTTGAATGTTGTGGTACGACGAGTCTCATTAAATACCTGTTCAAGTATATTTCAAAAGGTACCGATCGTGTGGCTGTTCGTATAGCAAAACCCATAGGCAGTGACAGTCGCCAATCACAGCAGCAGACGCAACCGGTTGATGAAATTAAAAACTTTATAGATGCTCGGTTCATCTGTCCTCACGAAGCCTATTGGCGGATTTTTAACTTCCCGATTCATCATCGAGAACCTGCTGTCCAGATTCTGGCTGTTCAAGATGAAAATATGCAGCTGGTAAAGTTTCCGGGCAAGCAACCCCTACGTGCTATTGTTGAAAACAGCGAAGCCAAAAAAACCACTCTCACTGAGTGGCTTAATTATAATGCATCTTCAGTTAACGGCAGCCACCTTACATATTTGGATTTCCCGTCTGAATTTGTTTGGTACCAGTCAAAAAAACGTTGGCAGCGCAGGGCAAACCTAAAGAAACCATCAATTGGCAAGATATCTTATATACATCCCGCCTATGGAGAAGCATTTTTTCTAAGGATGCTTTTGTGCCATCGAAAGGGGTGCAAGAGCTTTGAAGATATTAGAACAGTCAACCAGGTCCTTCATAATACATACCAGTCTACGTGTGAAGCGGCTGGGTTACTCGGTGATGATAGAGAGTGGTCAGCGGTACTAGAAGAAGCATCCGTATCTGCCACGCCGTCTCAGTTACGTTCTCTTTTCGCGCACATTTTGTCTTATTGCACTGTTACGAACCCACTTGCTCTTTGGGAAAATCACTGGAAACTAATGGGTGATGATATACCGCTTCGTGCAGCTGCCAATTTAAATATGTCCCACTTGCATATAAACGCCGATGACCTACATAACTTTGTCCTGTATGAGGTAGAGATCCTTTTGAACCAGTGTTCGAAATCGATTTCCGATTTCGCATTACCGTCACTGCCAGCTGACCTGCTCGCAGATTTGGAAAACTGTCTTATCATGGAGGAGAGAAACTATTATCGTGCAGTTTTAAACGCCGAACGCCTAGAACTCGAACGTCAAATGAATTCGAAACAAAAGCAAATTTACGATCTTATAACAAGCGCTTTGTTGAATGAATAAACTGAACATGTATTTGTATACGGGCACGGTGGCACCAAGAAGACGTTCTTATGGAAAGCCATAATCATAGCGCTGAGATCTAGAGGTAAGATAGTTCTTGATGTTGCATTATCTGGCATTGCATCTCTACTTCTACCTTCGGGAAGAACCGCACATTCTCGATTCAAACTACCGTTGGTCATAACCAATGAATCGATGTGCAATGTCAAGAAAAATACCCAGATGGCGACATTACTGCAGAACACGGACCTTATTGTATGGGATGAGGCGCCAATGAATGATAAGCGCTGTTTGGAAGCTCTTGATAGGAGCCTTCGAGATATTTTAGGAAACACTGAAGAATTTTTTGGGGGTAAGTCTGTGATACTTGGTGGTGACTTTAAACAAATGTTACCTATTCAGACAAAAGGAAGGAAATCAGCTATCGTTGGTGCTTGTATTACGACTTCACATTTGTGGCAGCGATTCAAGGTTTTCATACTTGCAGAAAACATGCGACTACTTAGGCCAGGGCTGACACCATCAATAAGGGTGAAGAACGCAGAATTTTTGAAGTGGTTGTTGAGGGTAGGAAATGGTGAAATTGGTGTGCTTGACACAGAAGACCCGTTGAATAGTCGTTGGGTACAAATCCCCGACCAATTCTGTATTCCTGATGATGAAAATGGATTGGCAAATCTGATTTCTTTTATATATCCTCGTGAATCGCTGCAAAATCCATCCGCAGTCGACCTGCAGCAAAAACCAATTGTCTGTCCCAAGAACGACGCTGCCGATACGATAAACAGCTTAATCGTCGATATGGTTGATGGTCCAGTTACAACTTACTGCAGCTACGACACTGCAACTCCACATGGAAATGACGGTGTGAGGCGGAGTTACTCTACCCTGCAGAATATCTAAATACGCTGAACTACCCTGGGTTGCCACCACATGAGCTGCATTTAAAAAAGGGTGTACCAGTCATTCTGCTTCGCAACATTAATATAGCAGGTGGGCTTTGTAATGGCACCCGAATGATAATTACGCAAATGTTAGCCAAGTCAGTGGAAGCTGAAATTATTACGGGCACCCGCGTCGGTGAGAAGGTCTTTTTCCCAAGAATGAGCCTTATCCACAAGGAACCAACGTTGCCGTTCATTCTGAAGAGACAACAATTCCCGTTAAAAATCTCATACGCGATGACTATAAACAAAAGCCAGGGTCAATCGCTTAACCAAATTGGAGTTTATCTACCGAAACCGCTATTCGGTCACGGGCAGCTCTATGTTACGCTGTCGAGAGCTACATCACCAGGCGGTTTGAAACTGCTAATTAAAAAACACGAAGACCACGGGCCTAACGTAACCAAAAATATTTTGTCTACACAGATTTTTTGTCCGCAATTACCTACTTCGAGGCAGCACCACCTGCCTGTTCCACCTGCTAAAGAAGACCACAGCCACAGCTGAATTATgtatatagttaatatatatttatatttagtacTAATTATTTCCTTCCTTTTGATAGTATGGTACAAATAACGGTACTTGGGCAACTAATACCGGGTGATAGAGACAGAACAATTGCAGCGAGAATCTATCGTAAATGGGTGAATTACAGTTATCACAACCAGGCTCCAACTGGTTACTGTTGCATGCTTATCGAAGAAATGGTATTCGCGTCTTACATCTCTATTAACCTGTTTTCCTCTTTTATTTATACCGTCTGTTTGATGCTCTTTACATGGTGCAGAACTACCCTATGCTTGTGAATATGCAATACAGCGATAAGGAATATTTTGACGAACTTATGCACTTGAACAAGGTGTATGTGATAACAAACTTCTTGACTCATGCTACAACTCGGTGGGAGAAAATATTACCAGGCCCAACGACATTGTCGTTTGATCGCAACACAAATTTTGAAGACCTTCCATTTGCAGACTATCCTGATCATTACTTCCAGTTTGTAGCTTATAATCAACTGCGTACACGTGTCCCGAGCACCACTGTTCTCGCTGGTATGTTTTGCATAATAACTTATGATTTAAAATTAAGTTCTTAAACATACATTCATATGAAATGCGCGTGAACAGACTACATTGGCTGCATTGATCGCCTTGAAGACCCAGTGGTCATCGGAGACATTAACCGCAAACAGCTTATATGAAGAACAATCGACCTCACAAATCTTGAGTAAGCCATCATTtaccaaataaaataaataaatgcaTTGTTTGGGATTTTCTTTATATACTTTGCAAAATTTCAAACACAACAGCATTTATTAAATAGAATGTGTTAACGGGAATAGACTGACTTGCTTTTCGCAACACGGGTAACCCGCAAGAATTACTTCTAACGAACAAcggattttttttcctttttttagcATGTATTTCTAACTAACAGTTTGACATGCATTTGTGTACAGTGGTGACACAATTCAGCTAACTCTCTGGAACGAGCTCGCAACTGCTTTTGACTCGGACGCATACGACGCTATGGAAAAACCAGTTTTTTTGGCAGTCAGCTCGTGTCGGTCTAAGCTTTACCGTGGTATCTAACAATTAAAAACACAGTCTTTGTAATTACTACATGTAATTGTTATGCGCCCATTAAAAAACTTTATAACCATTTGTTGCCTGTTTTTCACTTTGTTTTGTAAAAGGGGAACTCCAGCTTGGTTGTACCCAGGCAACACATTGTTATTTCAATCCACCAATACCAGAATTTAATGACTCGATAGATGAGTAAGCATTGTCTTTTAACCTAGCATCGTATGGCTTTTTAAAAATACCACTGGCTGCTAATTTGCATTGAATATTGGTGCAGCCACCAGGCGCGTTATTTGGCAAACCCACCATTTATCATCAACTGACAGAGATCACCAGACATGGCAATAGAACGATTTAGCAACAGATTTGCCCTGCAAGAACTTCTGACCCACAACTTGAACAACTACAGGGTAAGTGCGATACTCTATACTGCATAACATATTTTACCAATTCTTTAGCCTACCATTAAATATTTCTAAATATTaactattaatatatgtaaaaaaattttaTCCAgaatgtagatttcacttgtgaagcCACCATTGAACAAGTGGGTGGAAACAGAGACTGATATTACAAAAGCTACAGCGAATGTTTGTTGAAAGTCATGGAGGACATTGAAGCTCCCAATAATTACACATGCCGGGTGCACGGTACCAAACCAACCTACAAACCCACGTAAGAACACCTTGCAGCCATAATTTTTTCCTACTTCACTGCATAATAGATGACTATTTTCTTTAACGTGTTTCAGCTACTGTTTCAAAACTATCGTCAATGACACATCAACTACTGCGTTCTTTACCTTTTTCTCGGACGCGGGTGATGTAATTGTTGGAAGCACTTGCAGTGACCTCATAACAAACAGAGGTTATGATCAGCCTCATGAACTACCGCCAATCATAAGGGCCATAGAAGGGCAGAGGCACACATTCCAGTTCCACTACAACCCTCAATCAAGGAAACTGCACCCAGAATTCATTGTCACAAGACTTCTTGACGAAATCCCAAACGAAGTACCAACCGCTGATGCGTTTGACACCTCCACAGAAGTCCAGAACTTACCAACAGGTTCGCCTTCTGCGTAGTTATGTCTTTCTTCATTGTACTCTATCCTTGATTTCATTACTGCTGTCACTTTCGCAGCCTATATTCAGTTTTATTTTATAACCTATAACCTGCAATCATAGATCTTATTCCTGCACAGCTGAAATTGCCACAGTCAGCACAACGAGCACGACTCCACCAACTGTCCGGTTACAGAAGCAGGAGCAAACAAAGAAAGGAGAACCAGAAGAAGGGAGTTCAAAGAAGACATCTAAGCGAACTTTATTCCCCGAAGACTCCAAGAAAGGTAACACTGGAGCAAAGAGAAAGTGTGGGAGACTTCAGGCCTGATCGCAGGCGGGGTAGCGGGCACAATCAGCAATTTATTTTGGTTTGACGACTGGAAGTTTGTAAACCAGGTTACTTGGTGTTGTTTTGCAAAACTTTTTATCCCGAACGTTAATTATGTGTATGCTCGCTGGAAACTTGGTTTGTGTACTTCTATTTGTAATCCTTAGCTACTTTAGGATGTAGATTATCGTTGTCTGTTAACTTCCTGATCCTAGGTTAAACAATGTGATCTGTAAATTATGGTATTTATGTATTGGTGTATTTCTACAAATTTCCATTAGGAAATGCAGTCTTTTAAGTGAATATGCGAGTCAGGTACTTTCAGCATGTCTGTGTAATTAGTTGCATTCTGTTTGTTGTCTTTATGGTCAGTATTTTCACATATATTTACTGCTTCTAACGAATACCTATAACGTGCGAGGGTAAATTTTGAAGCGCTTTAAACTTTTCAAATCGTTAGATTTATCAAATTTCTATCATATATGTCTAGCCGCGTAGCGCGTACCTTCAATCTTGTTAAACTCATATACAAAAGTTGTACAATCGCAATATTAATAAATATGTGGAAATTAATAATTGGATGTTCTAACCACTTAACGCATTTGGCATAACTGTTGTTGTCTACCCCATGTTTCCATCTCCATTCCTTAGTTCTTTTCATCTTTTAAGGTGTGCCATGTGCAATTTTGCCTTTGTGTGGTCTTCTACTTCATATGCGTCTATTGTTTGTGATGACAATGTTTTGCCTTTGATTGGACCTTCTAACCTTAATGGAAGGTAAAACTGTAAAAACTAAACTTTTGCTTAAAAATTATTACAACATACATGGAATTGATAATTTTCAGATACACATgaggcctatatatatatatatatatatatatatatatatatatatatatatatatatatatatatatatatatatatatatatatatatatatatatatatatatatatatataaattctgtaTTTGTCAATCTTACTTGAAGTAATCATGGTCCATGAATTCAAAGATGCGTAAGTGCATTTGATGTAGTTGTATAATTTGAaaattgcagttttttttttgcttTTGTCAAAAACTTCAATAATACATGAAAAGTATGATAACTTATAACTTCATATTCATGTGTACTGATTATTTCTTACCAAATAATTAGGTCTTACATACTGAAACCCTTCCCTATATATAAATAACATTACTATTTTTTGTGTTTTTTTAAGAACTTCCTACTAGATGCATTGGTATGATGGCATTGGTATGAtgtaagtaaaaattttaaaatattcgTCATTTTCTTATGTCATGAAATCTCGATGGCTCGATGTTATAAAATACTTACTACCCTATTAGTATTAAGGAGATCGATTGACATAACTATTTTTACTTATATAATATTTTTTGTGTTTAACCGAAAAGGAAGCCAAAAAGAGTACTTCTCTTGATGCATTAGTTGCGGAGGATGAAAATGTTATGGTTTTCGACGATTCTAACAGTAATGGGTACCTTTCAAAGGTTAAATCTTATATATGGTACGCTTTTATTACTTGATCTATTAAATATTTTAcacgtttgtgtgtgtgtgtgtgtgtgtgtgtgtgtgtggttaaACATAATAAGATCCAAGTTGTGAAACTCTCACGGGAAATCGCATTGTTTTTCATACCTGATGTGTACGTGATGTTTCACCTGTTTTTAGTTTACGATGTCTGCTATATGTTACATTCACGGTTCAGGGTATTTTCGTTGTGTTATTATAGTGATGCACATTAGGTAACAAAGATATATGACAGGCATCATGTACCAGTAGTGGTTAAATATGTTGTTGTTTTAAAGCATATACATATTGGGTAAATATTTCCACCTAGTTTGTTATTTGTGTGCTACTTTATATGTTTGTAAATAACAAAGATATATTGTTATGTTTAGCAGATACCATAAATCGGTTCATTTAGAACTGTTAGCGTGTTCCTGTCTTTgcatcttatttttacatatatgtGTTCCGATGCTGCTTTGCTGTATAAAGGTATTTGTTATCGTTTCTTTTGATTACTACGTATTTGTTAGTTACAGTTATTTTGGTTCGTACAGTCCTGTGTTGTTACTTATATGTGGCTTTATGATGGTTTTCGTGTTTctagggttgatattgttgtttgTATCATGTTTTGATTCGAGTCAACACAGCTTGGTATCTATTTTCTGTGATAATGCTTCCTAAAAAAGACAAAATAAAGCTGTAATTGCTGGTAAAAGTAGCGGTGATTGTAAAAACTCGCCTGGTTTGAACAAATACATGTTAACAACGCATGTGTCACTACATTTCATGAGCAATGTTTATTACATTTTGCTTCATTTTCATATTAGCCTTACACTTTTCTATACCTGTATTTGATGTATTTAATATGATAAGGAAAAAAtggacccaaaatgtttgtgactcATAATTCAAACTAACTCACCTGTTTCTACCCATACTAAAAAGTAACCATTGTTGTCTATTATTACTCAACTCCTATTTGAGATGAAAAGGTTAGATCGGCGGGGAACCTTTAACCCCGTGCACCCTTTGGATGCCAACTGCCTACCGGGTCGTGTGCAGTCCCAGGCAAGTGTGGTCGGAACCAACCCCTGTTCCAGCGCCAAGCACAAATGGTGGCCGATTCAAGAATCGAACCTTCGCCTTATTTGAGATGAACAGCCATTTGACTTGGTCAACTGGACGTTTGCGGGGCACCCTGGCCACCCAGGCTATGCCCGGATGGTTATTACTCAACTCCTATCCTGAGTGTGAATGTTAGTCTTGACTCCTGAGTAGGAGTGCATTAATAGATGGGTGTGATAAGTTTTGGTAAACTGTAACGTAATTATAATGGAGCACACATCATTTAATAGAAATTGCACGTTTTTTTACCTTTTAAAGAATTAATAAGTTACCTTTGTATCACAAAGTAAACTTGCTTACTAAATAGTATTGCAGTATATTGATGTTTACAGATGAATAACTACGCATTGACAATGCATATGTGGCAAGCACGGGGAAGCAGATTTCATCCTGATCTGATCTCGTAATAAAGAGGTGGATCATGCTTCACTATCGGAATAGATGATACCTTTTGGTTATAAATATCATTTGTCTGAAGGTATAACGTATGTCAGATAATGATATGTTGTTTAAGAATAACTACACGAACTATAGTTTGTATGAGGTTTTTTGTTAAAGATATTAGTGTAATATTTGGGCATTTCGTTATAAAAGTCATACTAGATGAATCATCAAAGGTTCCTTTGAAGATGAGCTGTTGTCTACTAAAAGTATATAACAACATAATTGAGAAGTCAACAAATAGTTGTACaaatatatactccctccgtcccagattaattgtccccagacaaaaaacacacagttttaggaaatcccactaactttatttctccaccaatgaaatatcttctctctccagatccaccaatgaaatatttcctttcctttctatttatggaagtagacaattaatttgggacatcccaaaatggaatactggacaataatttagggacggaggtaGTAGTAATGATTTCTAAAACTATTTAAATAGGGTAATTTACTTCTTAATTATCGTCTCAATTAATTTGTTCACTTATAAGCTAAAATTCAATTTTTAACTCTTTAGTAATAACTTATCTCTTTGAACAAATTTTTTTGTATTACTTATGTTGTATATTATcacaaaaaattaaaaaatataatacCTTGATCATAACATGGTAATTTCATTAATTATTTGTTTCATCATCGAAAAATATAATACTTGTGATTCTCTTTTTATCATACCGTTACTTGATAAAATATATACGAAAGTAACGTTAGTGACAACAACTTTTTAGATACTTACATACTACACGAGCAATTTTGAATGTACCTTTACTTTTTCATTTGCAAACGTTTACATAAATtagattgttattttttttatctcTAAGGATGTTGATGAAACATGCGTTACTAAACATATTGTTAATTACTGATATCAAGTTTTAAAGTCACCATGCAatgcacgggctcttaaactcaaaagaataattgaTAAAAAGAATCATTTAATTTTGCACAATTATTTTACCCACCGTGCAACACAATTATGTTACTTCATGGTCTACGTGGTGGTAAAAGAGTGTCGTGCTTCAATTTGGCCAAACGAAAGTACAAATGGAGGTTGAAACAAGAGAAGTTGATGAAAAAATCAAATCTTTGTGTGTCTTGTGGATTTAcccgtttttgaaaagaaaattgGCTAAATCCTGACACAAAATGTTTATTCAATTACAGCTATAAAGAGCGTACTTTTTATCTATTTCATATTTACAACAATCAATAACTTAAACTTCTATTATGAATAACTTTATGAACAAATATTATCAACACTTTGGTGATGTGTATTCTTTAAACTTTACAAATTTAACATAGAATGGTACTTACGACAATGATAGTATAATATCGTTATTTCATATACATTTGCAAAATACTAAATAACGTTTGCGGatgagtccccgtgcaacgcaTGTTGGTTTATTCCTTCCTAAACCAGTCTTTAGTCACGGTCAGCTTTATGTCGCATTATCAAGAGTTAAATCGAAAAAAGACTAAAGGTCCTCATTTTAAACAAGGAGAATGAGATTTCAAAGACTACTAAATGTTTAGTGTTCAAGGAGGTACTACAACACATAGAAACAGGTTCGAATTAACATGCTTATAGATTATATATTACAGTTtaataattatacaattcagtttaTAACAACTACAAGTCTAcaaatactatttcataatatgtaCTCTCATGTTTTTATGTGCAGGTCAGGAAAACATTATTCGAAATTGAAATGTACTTGTATGTTACTTATTTCAGAAAACATCAATAGCGCATACGTTGTTTTATAAGATTGTGAAACTTTTTGATTACATTTTTAATTCAACTGTGCAACGCACGGACTATTGAGCTAGTTTAATTAAAAATAATGACCATGTAAAAGACTAAGCATCTTTTTAATAATCTTGACCCATTCAATGTAATATGTGAACGAGattttgtatgtattctatttataAAACAATCTTAGTTATAAAGAAGTTAAaggttaaaataaaataaataaaaaattgaaaaattagcgAAGCAAATTTTTTGGTAAATATCATGCTAAGGGATGTTTATACTAAAgatcatatatattattattattaattattattaatctatatCTATACACTAGAAAAAAAAGTACACAAAAGTGTTCCGTTTGATATTTTAAACAACGTCGTTCGATAGTGGACAACTAATGCTATAATCATATttcaactcttttttttttttttttttggaatttgttATTTTCTTTTTTACTTTTCTTTTTAAGACTAGCTTAAAAATGTTTTTATATGTCGTTTATATACTATTTCCCCTCAAACCATACCCTCAATCCACTATatgattttaatttttaatatcatTTAATTCATAAAAATCCTTTATGATGCAATGCCAAAATGATAATGTAACAACTCAACCCGATATACAACCGATCACGCGGaattatcaaataaaaaaaaaattctttgttcagcaggtggcgcggcgcgccattcccctgcgcggcgcgcagaatgggtctagcagcccgctgtccaaaaaagtcccaaatgcgaaaatgtttgaccacttcccgacgtatttagacaaaa
This genomic stretch from Rutidosis leptorrhynchoides isolate AG116_Rl617_1_P2 chromosome 11, CSIRO_AGI_Rlap_v1, whole genome shotgun sequence harbors:
- the LOC139876185 gene encoding uncharacterized protein, translating into MYFDDNGRAHYHRRNAGIYTTRAGVHLDNRYVVPYNRLLCMTFQAHINVECCGTTSLIKYLFKYISKGTDRVAVRIAKPIGSDSRQSQQQTQPVDEIKNFIDARFICPHEAYWRIFNFPIHHREPAVQILAVQDENMQLVKFPGKQPLRAIVENSEAKKTTLTEWLNYNASSVNGSHLTYLDFPSEFVWYQSKKRWQRRANLKKPSIGKISYIHPAYGEAFFLRMLLCHRKGCKSFEDIRTVNQVLHNTYQSTCEAAGLLGDDREWSAVLEEASVSATPSQLRSLFAHILSYCTVTNPLALWENHWKLMGDDIPLRAAANLNMSHLHINADDLHNFVLYEVEILLNQCSKSISDFALPSLPADLLADLENCLIMEERNYYRAVLNAERLELERQMNSKQKQIYDLITSALLNE
- the LOC139876186 gene encoding uncharacterized protein, which gives rise to MATLLQNTDLIVWDEAPMNDKRCLEALDRSLRDILGNTEEFFGGKSVILGGDFKQMLPIQTKGRKSAIVGACITTSHLWQRFKVFILAENMRLLRPGLTPSIRVKNAEFLKWLLRVGNGEIGVLDTEDPLNSRWVQIPDQFCIPDDENGLANLISFIYPRESLQNPSAVDLQQKPIVCPKNDAADTINSLIVDMVDGPVTTYCSYDTATPHGNDGVRRSYSTLQNI
- the LOC139876187 gene encoding uncharacterized protein, translated to MLAKSVEAEIITGTRVGEKVFFPRMSLIHKEPTLPFILKRQQFPLKISYAMTINKSQGQSLNQIGVYLPKPLFGHGQLYVTLSRATSPGGLKLLIKKHEDHGPNVTKNILSTQIFCPQLPTSRQHHLPVPPAKEDHSHS
- the LOC139876462 gene encoding uncharacterized protein isoform X2; the protein is MVQITVLGQLIPGDRDRTIAARIYRKWVNYSYHNQAPTGYCCMLIEEMNYPMLVNMQYSDKEYFDELMHLNKVYVITNFLTHATTRWEKILPGPTTLSFDRNTNFEDLPFADYPDHYFQFVAYNQLRTRVPSTTVLADYIGCIDRLEDPVVIGDINRKQLI
- the LOC139876462 gene encoding uncharacterized protein isoform X1, translating into MEDIEAPNNYTCRVHGTKPTYKPTYCFKTIVNDTSTTAFFTFFSDAGDVIVGSTCSDLITNRGYDQPHELPPIIRAIEGQRHTFQFHYNPQSRKLHPEFIVTRLLDEIPNEVPTADAFDTSTEVQNLPTAEIATVSTTSTTPPTVRLQKQEQTKKGEPEEGSSKKTSKRTLFPEDSKKGNTGAKRKCGRLQA